From Canis lupus baileyi chromosome 16, mCanLup2.hap1, whole genome shotgun sequence:
AAacaatttcttacaaaaaaagtcacaaattaaACCAAAGTATTTTACAGAATTTACTACAAAACACCATAAAAACTGCCTTCACTTAAGCTCTCTCTCCCCGTATCCGGCGAGCCAACTGGATGTCTTTGGGCATGATGGTGACTCTCTTAGCGTGGATGGCACACAGATTAGTATCTTCAAATAAACCCACCAGGTACGCTTCACTGGCCTCCTGTTGAGGACAAGAGCCACACTATTAAACTCTCTTCCAGGAGGGGAAGCCACGCACGAGCCCTCCGACCTTAAACCGCCGCGCTCGCCTTACCTGAAGCGCGCCAATGGCGGCGCTCTGAAACCTCAGATCGGTTTTGAAATCCTGGGCGATCTCCCTCACCAACCTCTGGAAAGGCAGCTTCCGGATCAGAAGCTCGGTGGACTTCTGGTAACGGCGGATCTCCCGAAGGGCTACGGTCCCAGGCCTGCAGTGAGCGGGCAGGGGAGTGTGAGCGGACACCCGGGGACGGACAGCGCCCGGCGCCAACCCCAGAACGCGCTCCCGCGCGGGCCGCGCGCCGCCCCGTCATTGTTTTCCTGCCGCCTCGCCTACCTGTAGCGATGAGGTTTTTTCACCCCGCCAGTAGAAGGGGCGCTTTTCCGGGCGGCTTTAGTGGCCAGCTGTTTGCGGGGCGCTTTCCCACCCGTGGATTTACGGGCAGTCTGCTTGGTTCGGGCCATTTTCTTTTACCTAAGGAAGACATCTGTGACTCCGGGGCCGCGGCGCTCGCCccccgggggtggagggggagacgGGCTcggcgcccctgccctcccgcctcTCCGCGGCGGCAGATGGCCCGgggccgccgcctcctccccctcccctaaTGACTCAGGCGGCGAGGAGCGGCAGCAGCCTCCCCCGGgagggggggcgcggggaggagTCACTTCCCCTCCTCGACGGGCGGAGGCCCCGCTTGCCCGGAACCCGACGTCGGGACCTCTGAATCACCACAGGGAAGGAGGTGGAGACGCGGTTCCGGAACCAAGCCTCAAGGGAAAACCTCCCGGGGCCCACACCCGACGCCAGGGGCCCGAGCAGCCCGCACCAGCCAGCACTCCGCTTCCAACGGCTGCGGCCCCCGGCATCAACGGCCGGCGGGGCCTCGAACCGCGACCAGACCCGCCAATGCTTACCCAATGCTGAAGTTTTAGACCGCTCCTCCGACTGCTGCGCCGCTGCTGCTGCCCAATGAAGAGCTGCAGGCGCCGAGCAAAGAAAAGAAGACCCGCCAACGAACGACCAAACCGCTCTATGCTCCAAACCCCCCCTTTGCCTCCGCTTTTATACCCACGCTTCACGCTGCGTCTCTACGTCATAGGGACCTCATTTGCATACACCAACGACTTTTTCTATTGGCGGGAGCTTTCGCCGACGCGCTGACATCCCCGACACAAAGGCCGTGCTTCGGCCCCGCTCCCGGATTGGTGGGCATCTAGGCCGCTGATTGGCTGTTAAAGTGGCCTGATGATTGGATGAATGCAAAGAGGAATGGACGAATCAGCGATTAGCACGAAGCGGCTCTTCTGATTGGATAAAATGAAGCTATGTTTGGATCCTTCCCTTGGTTCCAAAGCTCTACAATAGAAAGTCAATGCAAATGAATTACATAGGTCTTTATCAGCACTTCAGGGGCCGGACGGGCAGGAGCCTACCCAAATTCGCATCTCGCTGATAAAATGCAGGAGAGGTTCCTTCAAGGAaattcttgtaaatattttccaatgTAGAATAAAATGAGTGCCATGTGATTATTTACTTTCACATTTTGATGGTTATGTACATGGTGTAAAAGAGAATTTGAATTCATCAAATCATATTACACCACCAAGTATTTTACATATCAAGCATACACATTTTAACCAAAAATCAGTTCTTTTGTATGCTAGTGTAGGTAGGAGTAAATATTagatacaaggaaaaaaatgtcaataacTGATTTTGTAAGTACTGTTTTGTACGTTCTTAGGCTATCACAAAATACTTTGTGATTTCAATAGCTGAAACAACCTACTaagcaacatatttttaaattatgtaattcaACTGAATGAAATGATTACAGCCAGAATGGAAATAGTGCTAGGATAGCGTTTGCACGTCCGTAAAGAATAATCgaaagaaaactaaattaaatacAAGCCCTTGTATTTAATGATGTATTCTAGTAGGTATTATTTCTAAGAAAcatgacaaatatataaaaatggtaATCCCTACCTTTGCctaaataaatgtctttgatGGATTGTAATGTTCAGTTCTCTTGATGACACAGGTATATAAAATACCAAAGCAGGCTTAAGTTTAAGACCAACCAAACAAAGCTCAGAAAATTGAAATAGAGCTTTGGGTATTTTACTCTGTAGTTCCTACTCTGGGTttgctgaatttttttcccccactgaatattttaaattatcaaaattaagaagTAGCAAAACCATGTACGGGTAGATTTTAACTCAGATAATTATgacatacaaatacaaatacctCAGAAATTGTAACCTGTAAATTACCTCAGTTGTAACATCGAAGGGCTGCTCTCAGTATCAATAGGGAGGGGGAAAATGTACAATATGAAACAGCTGCTATGACAAAAATGTCTTTGACTTTATCTCCAGCATCAAAATTCCTCTCATTTCAGCCctctcaacctttttttttttttttaagattttattttatttattcacgagagacacagagcgagagcgaaaggcagagacacaggtagaggagaagcaggccccatgcagagagcccgaggtgggactggatcctgggtctccaggatcacgccccgggctgcaggcggagccaaaccgctgcgccactggggctgcccccagccctctCAACCTTAACAGGGCACAATTTGTATTTAATTATCAGacatctaaacttttttttttttttcagacatctAAACTtttatgtagggatccctgggtggcgcagcggtttggcgcctgcctttggcccaaggcgcgatcctggagacctgggatcgaatcccacatcgggctcccggtgcatggagcctgcttctccctctgcctgtgtctctgcctctctctctctctgtgactatcataaataaataaaaaattaaaaaatatatatataaatatataaacttttatgTGATAATTACTTTCTGCTTTCTGCCCAAAGTTTACAGAAGGgtaaaaattaagttttctgtttcattcatgtGAGGCTGAGAAACCAAGATGGAGGCTCTTGCCCTGTCCTCAGAACCTGTGTAAAGCTAAGGATCAGGGCACTGGTTAGATCCCACACAAAAGGCTCTCAAATGTTCTGAGATGTAACCAGAAAAACAccctgttaacatttttttttttttagattttatttatttattcatgatagtcacagagagagagagagagaggcagagacacaggcagagggagaagcaggctccatgcaccgggagcccgatgtgggattcgatcccgggtctccaggatcgcgccctgggccaaaggcaggcgccaaaccgctgcaccacccagggatccccttgttaaCGTTTTTTGACTGCCCAGATGGCCTGGAAAAGGAATGGGTTCCTAAGTTAACAACCCCTTTGTGTTCCAACGATTTTCTAAAAGATCTGGAAACC
This genomic window contains:
- the H3-3B gene encoding histone H3.3 — protein: MARTKQTARKSTGGKAPRKQLATKAARKSAPSTGGVKKPHRYRPGTVALREIRRYQKSTELLIRKLPFQRLVREIAQDFKTDLRFQSAAIGALQEASEAYLVGLFEDTNLCAIHAKRVTIMPKDIQLARRIRGERA